GGCCGTTCCGGAGTCGGCTCTTTTTTTACGTCCCGGCACGGTATTAAAAGGCCGTTATCTGATCGGCCGGGTTCTGGGGTATGGCGGTTTCGGCATTACCTATCTGGCTTATGATCTCGATCTCCACATGAAACTGGCAATCAAGGAATACCTGCCTCACCACTTGGTGACCCGCACCCTGGAGAGCGCCACCGTCTCGGTTTACAGCGGCGCTGCTAGAGACTGTTTCGCCGCGGGATTGCAAAAGTTCATCACTGAAGCCAGAATGCTGGCGAAGTTCAATGCGCATCCATGCATCGTTTCGGTGTATGGATTTTTTAAACAAAACGGCACCGCGTATATGGTCATGGAGTACGTGGAAGGCATAACCTTTCACGAGTATCTTGATCGAGCCGGCGGAAGGATCGCCTATGATGATGCCGCCGCAATCATGCTCCCGGTCATCGATGCGCTGCAGGAGGTCCACGCCGCGGGAATCCTCCACCGGGACATCAGCCCGGATAATATCTATATGACCAAGTACAATCAGATCAAGCTGCTCGACTTCGGGGCGGCCCGGTATGCCGTGGGGGAGCGGAGCAAAACGGTTTCGGTGTTGCTGAAACCCGGCTATGCGCCGCTGGAGCAGTATCAGACGCATGGCGATCAGGGCCCTTGGACCGATGTTTATGGAGTGGCGGCAACGCTCTACCGGGCAGTTTCTGGAGTGGCGCCTGTGGAAGCGCTGGCCCGGGTCGAAACGGACCCGCTGCGGCGGCCTTCGGAGTTGGGAGCGGCCATACCGCCGGAAAAGGAAGCGATCGTGATCCGGGCTTTGTCCGTCAAGGCCAAAGAGCGCTATCAAACTATGAAGGATTTCCGGGTGGCGTTATGGGGAGTGGAAGCTGCGGCAGGCGTCGACACCGCCGGCGCGGTTCAGCCAAAGCCGGAGCAGCACAGGATCTTTCTGCCGTGGAGCCGGGCAAACGAAGGACTCACGGCCGAGAAAAGCCGGCCGGCGCAGTGGAAACGACATCGCGGGTTGCTGGCCGCATCCGGTTTGTTTTTATTGCTCGCGATCATTGGGATGTTATTTAACCCGCCCTTCAAACCCATGATTCAGCCGGATAAAGCGGTGCAGTCCCAACCGCCCGCTTTCACGGCAGCCAAACCGTCCCCTCCCGTTCCGCTCCCGGAAGGATTGGGGACGGCTCCTCCGGCGACCTCCGAGCCTGTGGAAACAACCCCACCGGCCCAGACCATCTTGCCGTCTCCTCCCCAAGCCGCTTCGACCCGTTCCCTCATGATCTATGTGAGACTCGCCGGGAATGACGCGAATCCCGGGACCAGTTGGAGACTGGCCAAGCGAACGGTCGGGGCTGCGCTCGGTATCGCCAGTCCGGGCGATGCGATCTGGGTGGCTGCCGGGACCTATACCGAAAACATTGAGATCGACAAGGGAATCAAACTATTTGGAGGGTTTGCCGGGAAAGAGAACGGCTTGGAGCAACGGAACAGCGCCGTCCATCCGACAATTCTGGATGGGAATCAACGGGATAGCGTAATGAAAGTCATGCCCGGCGTAACGGATGTAAGGATCGACGGGTTTATCATCCAAAACGGAAAGGCCGAGAATGGCGGCGGAATTAGCTGCATGTCCGGCTCGGAGACGAAAATCAGCCATTCGCTTATTCGGAACAATACGGCGGGCCGGGGTGGCGGAATCAACGCCAAAAACAAAGCCATCTTGACACTGGAGAAGTGCATTGTGACCGATAATACCAGCGACGGCAACGGGGGCGGCATCTTATGTTTCGGTGATTCGCAAGCGACGTTTGCCGGGAATACCATTCGCAACAATACTTCCGACCGCGGCGGCGGGATTTACCTCGACGTGAACTCCAAGGCATCGGTGACCCAGACCATTATCGATCATAATACCGCCAGGGTCCACGGGGGCGGAATATGGTGCGGCAACCTATCGTCATTGACGGTTACCGACACCACCCTATCCGACAACCGGGCGCGTTCGAACGGCGGCGGGATTTATCTATACCGTTCCGGTGAGAGGTTTACCGGGAATATTATCCGGAATAACGCCGCAGAGTGCGGCGGCGGAATCTTCCTTGGTACCGGCTCCGACGCAACCATGGAAAAGAATATCATTGAGCGGAACACAGCCAGCCTCGAGGGAGGCGGAATCTATTCCAAACTGACTCGGCTGTCAGCCGCGGATAACACCATATCCGGTAATCAGGCGGTTTTGGGCGGCGGCGGGATTCACATCAATCAAGGTTCTTCCGAGATCATCCGCAATGTGATTCATCATAACCGGGCTGGCGGGAATGATCCGTCTGAAAATTTCGGAGGCGGCATCGAATGCCGTTCCGCTAAGAGCCTATACCTTGCGGAAAACCGGATTAACGATAATCAAGTAGACTCGGCGGGTACCGGTTATGCCGCGGGCGGCGGTATTTTTATCGATGCCACCGAATCAGCCACGATCACCAATTGCCAGTTTTATAACAATCAAGCCGTCAGCCGCGGCTCGGCCTGGCCTCACGGCGGCGCAATCGCTGTTTCCGGCAAGATCACCAGGGCCAGGATCTACAATTGCGTCGTCGCCGGCAATTCGGCGGAAAACTCTTCAAACCCGCAGGTTTCCGGGAACGGCGGCGGTATCGTCTGCAAGTCAGCGGCTACCCTCGAGGTCATCAACTCGACTCTGGTTAAAAACCGGGCAACCTTCGGCGGAGGTTTGGATATGGCGGGCGATAGCGGCCGGCTGAGCGTCGTCAATACGATTGTGGCCCATAACTCATCCGGTTTCAATGTCCACGAAAAGGCTTCCAACCTGGTAACGGCGCATCATAACTGCTATTTCTCAAACGTTCAATATGACTTTGCCAACCTTGCTTCGGGCACTGGAGACAGGAGCGCCGACCCTAAACTTATCGATTACCCTAACGCCAACTATCGCTTGGATAATGGTTCGCCTTGTATTGATGCGGGGGATGACGGAGTGGTGGGGAAGGATTGGACTGATGCGAGCGGCAGTCCCCGTCTGCTGAGAGCCCATGTCGATATCGGAGCTTTCGAGAGAAATTAGCGGGAATTTGGGAAACCATGCGGACGGTTCGAAGGTCTCAAAGATTTGAGATCTTTTTTTATGTGGGGTTCAGTCTCCTGACCTACTTTATAAAGCGTTGTGATAAACCCTGTCCGAAGGTCGGGATTTATTGCAAAAGCTCAGAAAGCAAGGGGTAAAGTCGTTTGAAAATTTGATTTCTCCGATCAAAGGCTTTATCCCATGGCCTTATAAGCGCAAGTCGTTCCATTTGTTATTTTTTTATCATCCTTTTGTCATGGTACCGGGCGTTGCCGGTGAGTAGAATGGAAATGGAAGTTTTTCTCTCCATTGTCCGGAAGAAAAAGATACCCAAAGGGAAGGTCCGCTCGATGAAGGTTTTATTAGTTGATCAGCAGGCCTTATGGATGGAAGCTATTCAAAACTTACTGACGGCTAACGGGTTTGAAGTAGTCGGAAGAGCGACAAATTATTTAGAAGCTTTCGATAAGGCGAAAACTCTCAAACCGGAAGTAATATTAATGGATGTTCAAATCGGAGAAACCAGCGGAATTGAGATGACCCGGATGATGAGGCAAAATGATCCTGAAATCAAAATCGTAATGTTCACCGAATTTCAGGATGAGATGCATCTTTTCGAGGCAATCAGAGCGGGAGCTTTCGGATATTTGTTGAAAAGCATGAAGCCGGAAAAGTTTCTGGAGTCGTTGAACGGGATCGCGCTCGGGGAGATGCCCTTCGCCTCGGGAATGGTAGCCAAGGTACTCGCGCAATTCGCCTTGCGTGAAAATGAACGGAAAAATGCTGCCGCTGTTTTTCAGGAAATTTCAGCAACGTTGACTCCGCAGCAAATTACCATATTGAAGCTGGTATCCCAAGGGCTGGTCTATAAAAAAGTCGCCCAAAAACTAGGACTTAGCGAGGCCGCCATCAAATATCATATGGGTGAGGTCAAAAGACGGCTGCAACTGAAAAACCGCAGGCAGGCGGTTGCTTATGTATCGGAACTTGAATTGGGCCATGAAATGAAAAGGAATTAACCGGTAAAATTATTTTCCAAAATCAGAGAAATGCATAGTTGCCGTGTTGTATGCTTCTTTTGTCATGGTAGCGGACGTTGCCGGCGCGTAAAGTAAAATGGAAATGGAGGTTTAATTGGATCATTCGAAAAGAAAATCGTTTGCGGGGTGACAAATTTGTCGAAAAAGTATTTATTCCGTATATTGGCATTGATGATGCCGCTGCTTTTCGTTTATCAGAATTGCAACGCCGTACCGACCGCTTCCGACGGGGAATCCCGTTATTTGAAACCGATATTTAAGAAGATCAAACTTCAGGCGGATATCGAGTATGGCAAGGTCATCAATAGCGAAGGCAAGAACCAAAAATTATTGCTTGATCTTTATGCTCCGGATAGGGACAGCGAAAAAAATCGCCCGGCGATCATGTGGATCCATGGCGGCGCTTTTTTGCCGCAGAATGATAAAACCAAAGGAAACATTGTGGCATTGGCAAAAGAATTCGCCGCCAGAGGTTACGTTTCAATCTCCATTGATTACCGGTTGCGCCAAAATCCCCATGAAGATTTTCAAGGCATGTTAAACGATACTGTCAATGATGCCATGCTGGCGCTGGAATGGATCCGAAAAAACGCCGCCGCATACGGCATCGATAAAAACCGGATCATCGTGGGCGGCACCTCTTCGGGTGGGCAAATCGCGGTAAATCTCTGTTATAAAGACCAAGACGATAACGGCCATTGGGATAAGGCCGGCATCATCGCGCTGATTGACTTATGGGGAGGCATCAATCGGGATATACTGGGCGCAATCGACAAAAATGATCCTCCGACTGTGATAGTACACGGGACGAAGGATAAACACGATTCCCTTTGAGCAAAGCGCAAGTTTGGCAGAGCAATTAAAGAATCAAGAAGTGCTATATCTCCTTTATCCGATCGCCGGGGCTGATCATAACCCGATCCATCGCCTCCATGAGATTGCCGATACCGTTTCGCAATTCTTGTATCAAGTAATCAAGGAATGAACACGATGGGTTTCTCTCGCGACAATGCTTATTCCGTCGGAGTGAACACGGGATATTTGACACTCACCGCGGGTTATCGTATGCAGCATTTCATCCTCTGCCAGTTGCAATGATGGCAATTTATGGATACCGGATTCCCGCTCAAGCTGAACCCTCTGGCAAGTTGCCGCCGGCCGGACGAGGATAAGGGATTGAAGAACATTTCAAAATCGCCGGAGGCGTTTTTTTTATTAGTGGTAAACGAGCGATAAAAAGGGTTGCTCGCGCAATTCGTATGTCCGGAAACCGTGCCCCAAGAAAAAAACGCTCAACTTTTGAGACGTCTCCGTCGAAAGTATGACTTAAGAGAATATACTGCACCATGACGAAAGATTTATGACATTTCCATTAAAATCCTTGACAGTTCCGGTGGCAACACCTAAAATATACCAATACGCTCACGAAAAGGAATCTTCCGTAAAAATTTGGTTCCATTGAGAGATTCCAATTCGGGCGGTTGATCGCGATGCGATTGTATACTGTATTCGCAACCGTTCGCCGCCATAGCAGGTAGACGCCCAGACAGTAAAGGAGCATGATGATGGGGCTTGGCAATGTGGAAAGGATGAAGCGGCTGCCGGGGTTTCTGGCGCAGTATGCCGATTTGCCCCGCGAGTTTTATGTGCTGTTTCTGGCGCGGGTGATCAACGCCGCCGGCAATTTCGTCAATCCTTTTTTGACGCTGCTTTTAACCGACAAGTTGGGCATGAGGCCGGACCAGGCCGGCTGGTATGTGATGCTGTCGATGCTGGTCCAAGCGCCGGGTGTGATCATCGGCGGGAAGCTGGCGGACCGCTGGGGCCGCAAAGCCGTGCTGGCCGGCTCCCAATTGCTGTCGGCGCTGCTCCTGTTGGCCTGCGCGTTTATTCCGAATATGCATTGGCTGCCGTGGCTGTTGATCGCCTCCAGCGCCTTTAATGGAGCGGTGCGTCCGGCCAACAGCGCCCTGGCCGCCGATCTGACCGATGTCGCCAACCGGCGGACCGCTTTTTCCTTTCTCTATCTCGGCATCAATATCGGGTCGGCCATCGGGCCGCTGGTGGCCGGCCTGTTGTTTCGGGACCATATGAAATGGCTGTTCATCGGCGACGCGCTGACCACCCTGGTGGCGATGGGATTGGTCCAGTTCATGGTGGAGGAGCGCTTTGGGCACCAGGCGGTTCCCGCGGCGGCGGCCCAGGAAGAATTGGCCCACCCCGACGAACGGCCGGAGACCGGTCCTTTCTGGCGGGTGATGGGGCGGCGGCCGTATCTGACGGCCATGCTGCTGTTACTCGGGGTGTACAGTTTTGTATACAACCACCATGCCTTCGCCTTGCCGTTGGATCTGAACCAGAAGTTCGGCTCGGCAGGCCCGGCCTACTTCGGCATTCTGGCCATGGTCAATGCGTTGGTGGTCGTCTTCTGCACCACCGCTATCGTTTGGCTGACCCGCCGGATACAAACCCTGCAGTGCGTGGCCCTGGCCGGGGTCCTGTACGGTTGCGGCTTCGGGATGTATTTATTCACCCGGACCCTGCCCTGGTTCATCGTGGCCACCATCATCTGGAGCGTCGGCGAGATCCTTGCGGCGACCAGTAATGGCGTATATATCGCCTGTCACGCGCCGATCAGCCATCGGGCGCGCTTCAATGCGCTGGAGACTTTCTCACAAGGAGTGGGAAGCTGTCTGGGGCCGGTCCTCATGGGTAAGTTCATCGCCAGCCACGGCATTGACGCGGTCTGGCCGCTCACCTTTTTCTTGGCTTGCTCGGCCGCGCTTTGCATGTCCGGTCTCGGCATCCTGGAAAAACGGCGTTGCGCGGCGGGCTGAGCGCGCCAACCACTCTTTGGCGCATGGAATATCCGGAGGTAAGAATTGCAGCGCGGGGATTCCTTTCGGTTCGCTTATCAAATGAGACATGACTGCAGGCGGGAATGATCCCACAACCGCAATCGGGAGATGAAGAGGATGGAGTATCTAACGCTAGAAAGGCTGGATCGGGCGGAGTATCTGAAGCCGTCGGCCTTCATCGATTTCCATCAGGAGCAGGTGGCGGCGGCCGCTGAACGCTTGGCCGGAGCGTCGTCGGATGAGATCGCCAAAGTCCGGGCGGCCTACGAGTTCGTCCGCGACCGGATCAGGCATTCCTTCGACTGCGATGCGGCAACCGTCACCTGCAGTGCCTCCGCGGTATTGCGGGAAGGCCACGGGATCTGTTACGCCAAGGCGCATTTGTTGGCGGCGCTGTTGCGATGGATGGGGATTCCCACCGGCTTTTGCTATCAAAGGCTATTGCTGTTCGATGACGATCCCCGGATCGTACTGCATGGCTTGAATGCGGTCTATCTATCGAGTCTGGAGCGGTGGATCCGGTTGGATGCCCGGGGCAATAAAACCGGGGTTAACGCCCAATTCGCCATCGAAAAAGAACAATTGGCCTTCCCGGTCCATCCCGAATCGGGCGAATCCGACAACCGGGTCGTATATGCCGAGCCCAACCCCAAGACGATTGCGGCGTTGCAACGCTCGCATAATCTGACGGAGCTGTTGCAAAACCTGCCGGGGGAGATTTGAGTCGGACAAGGAGCGCCGCGCTGACCAGGAGTTTCCGGCTCGAAGTTGCTTCGTAAGCGATTTGGATGTTTCGCCGGCAGAAATACGAAGTCATGAAATGATAATGCTTGATCAAAAAAACCGCCGAGGCGGTTTTTTTGATCAAATGAAGTGAAAGCAAAGGCAAGCTTAAATAAGGATATGTCGCCTTCATAACTTGTCTTTGAGAAACGTCCCCAATTGGGTATCGACATTCCGGATGTGGCCGTTTAACCATTCTACCACGGTTCGATTGGTGAGAATGATAATATTCAAACCGGGGCCTTCTTTTTCAAAGGTCGCTTTTAATTCGGCGATCTTTTTAATGAAGAAAGTATGCTGCGTCTTTTGTTCGTTGTATTTGGGAGCGGGATAGGTGTAGCGCTGCATCAGAGCCTCCTCGTCCCGAAAATGGGTAATCACGTACTCTTCTAGGAATGCCAACGCCTCGCCAATGACCTGCCTACCTTTTCCCTGATTACAGGCTTCCAACAATTGATCGATCCGGCGGTACAATTCTTTGTGCTGATCATCGATCTGCGTCACGCCCACCGCCAGATTGGGAGTCCATTGAATCGCCATGATGTCAACCTCCTTATTCCATTGGATGTTTGATATATCTAAATGAAGTATCGGCAATTTTGCGCGAAGACTAAGTACAGTTTTTGCACCGGAAACCATAACAGGTAGAGATTCCAACATTAGGCACTTTTAATGTTCAAGCTCAATGAAGGAATATTCGAAGTTGCGGAGAAATAACGTGAAACAAATTTGTAATAATTAATTTACATTATTGAAGTCGACTTACCGTTAAAAAATCCATTCACAATGAGGTTTATGCCATGGCTTTCAATAAGCTGAAGGGTTTAAGCATCTCGTGGAAGTTTACTTTGATCTACTTTGTTTTGTTGATGGTGCCCACCGTTTTTATCGGAATCAGTGAGTATCAGAATATGGTTCAATCGGCTAAGCAACAATCCGATCGGAATAGTAGCGAGCGGATCTTTCAGTTAAAGCAGAATATTTTATATACGATCAAAAATGCCGAGAATATCGCGGAAGAGATCGTCTTCAGCAGCGAATTGCAAGCCTTCTTGGACAACGATTTTTCATTCAGTCCCGCTGAAATCGACAATTTTATCTACAATTTTCAAAACAAATTGATCAATATCAAACATTTATATCCCAATAAGTTTTATAAGATCAGGGTGTTTACCAGCAATCAGTCCACCGAGGAAGCTTATGATATCCTCTATTCCCTCCGGCGAATCGCAGCCAAAGATTATTATCGCGTGCTAATGAACTCCTCGGATAAAATGATTTGGGGGGACATGAAGAAAGCGGAGGAGTTTTATGATGTGAATGCAAACATTAACCCTAAGCAGAACAAGAGCATCGTGATTCCCCTGTATGAAAGGATTACGCCAGTGATATCGAATCAATTGATCGGCGTGCTGGAAATCGATATCCTGATTGAAAAGATGTTCGGGGATCTAAATGACTTGCGCCTGGGCGAGCAGGGGTTTATTTATGTATTGGACCGGAACGGCAAGACGATCAGTCCGATTCGTAACAGCCGTTTGGCAGAGCAGATTCATTTAAAGATGTTCCCGGGTGCTAACGGCGTCAAAGAGATCCGGTTCAACAACCAACGTCATCGGGTGGAATATGAAACCATCAAGGAGACTGATTATAAAATTTTGGCGGTGGTTCCGGAAAAGGAAATATTACAAGAAGTGATCAAGCAGAAAAATATGTTAATTTATATCATTTTGGCGGGGATCAGCGCCGTTTTTTTGGTCACTTTTCTGACCACCAACTTTTTGTTTGCCCGGTTAAAAGTCCTGGTAAAAATGATGAAACGGATTCAGAGCGGCGAATTTGACGTCCGGGTTGAGGAACGGGGAAACGATGAGATCGGGGATTTGGCGCGCAGCTTCAATCAGATGGCGGAGAAGCTCGAAGAAGTGATGCTCAATCTGATCGAACAGGAAACCGCCCACCGGGATGCCGAGATCCGGGCTTTGCAATCTCAGATCAATCCGCATTTTCTCTTTAATACCCTGGAAAGTCTGCGCATGGAATGCGAACTGCGGGAAGAATACGATTTGGCGGATGTTCTCACCTCGTTAGGCAAATTATTCCGTTATAACATCAAATGGACCAATCGTCTCGTCCCTTTCAAACAAGAGATCGAACATATCCGAAATTACGTGACGGTAATGAAAGTCCGGCACCGTGAAAAATTCCAGTTTCATGAGGACATTCCAGAAGCGCTTTTAGACTATCTGGTGATTAAAATGATGTTGCAACCGCTGGTGGAAAACTGCTTTTATCATGCTTTCAAGAATTTGGAAGGGATTTGGAAGATCACCATCCATGGCCGGGTCGCGGGGGAGAATCTTTGGATTGAGATCACGGATAATGGCGTCGGAATTGAAGCGGAGCGGCTGGAACGGATCAACCGCGGATTGACCTCAGGGAATGATTCGGAGATTGATAAAAAAACCGAGGGTTTTATCGGGCTGTGGAATGTGGATAAACGGATTAAAATGCAATTTGGTATCGAATATGGCATTACATTGGAGAGTGCAATCGACCTCGGAACCAAGATTGTGATCAAGTTACCCGCTGCGCATTGAATCTATGCGAAGGAAGTGGTTTTTCATGTATAAAATTCTGATCATCGACGATGAGGAGATCATTACCAGGGGTATCAGAGCGATCATTGAACGGGGAAATATCCGCTATTCCGAGATTCGTGAGGCATCAAACGGCAGGGATGGGCTTGAAGCCATCCGCGGTTTTCAGCCGGACATTGTGATCACGGATATTCGCATGCCCTATTTGGATGGCCTGGAATTGATCTCCCAGGTCCATCAGGACGGTTGCAAACGGCCTATCTTTATCATTATCAGCGGTTATGATGATTTCAACTACGCGAAACGGGCGATCAAATACGGAGTGAAGGAGTATTTATTAAAACCGATCGTGAAAGAAGAATTCCTCCAACTGTTGCAACATATTACTCAGGAATTGGACGATAACATCCAACGGCATGAAGCGGAACTGGTGAAGAACATGCAAAGCAAGGTGGGGGTGGAACTACTCAAAGAAAAATATTTCAATTCGCTGATTCATGGTACCTATTATGATGAAAACACGGTATCCAAGCAACTGCTTCAATTGGGGGTCGACCTTTCGTCCGATCGGTTCAAGATCCTGGTGGCGGAGTACCGGCTCCAAGATCATGATTCATGGAAAGCATGGGACGAGATGGAGCGGGTGGCTCTCAAAGAAGCCGTCGATGAAGGAATTTCCGGAATCGTTAATGGGTTTTGGAGCTTTTATGACTCGGGCTTGCGTTTAGTAATTTTGTTGGGCAACCCGGAAAGCTTTTTAATTGAAGCTCACATCAAAAAGGTTACTGATCAGATTACCCGTATTTTAAACGCTCAGCTGCCCGTAGCTACTTTCTATGGAGTCGGCAACAGCGTTACGGGCCTTGTCCATATCCAAAAATCATACCATGAGGCATTACATCTGGCGCTTTATAAGATCTTTCGTGAGCCGGGCGGAATCATGTATTACAAAGATGCCGGTGAGGAGGAGGTCAAGGATTATGTGAATTCGGTCAATTATTTGAAACTCATCAGTGAAATTGAGCTTGGGATGAATAAAAATGTCGGGATGATGCTGGACGAATATTTTGAGCAATTGGCTTTCCATAAAGGTCCGATTGCCAGATTGGTGAGTTTTTACGAGGAATTCAATAAGTATATGTACGATTACTTTACCGAAAAAGGGATTGATTTTTCCATCATTTTTGAACCGGGGGAGGATGATTTTCGTGATTTAGATTCGTTTTGGGCGATTGACCAGTTAAAAACCTATTTAAAAGAGTATTTAACCAAGATCGCCGAAACCATATCCACCTACAAGAGTAACAGCCCGGACCGCAAGATTATCGAACAGATCATCCGTTATATGCGGGAGAACTTCGATAAGGAGATTAATTTAAACATTGTTGCCGACCATTTTGGTAAAAATAATAGCTATTTAAGCGTCTTATTCAAAAAGGAGACCGGCCAGAACTTTTTAGATTACCTTACGATGATTCGGATGGAAAAGGCCAAAGAGTTATTGGCGCAGCATCGGTACAAGATTCAAGAGGTTGCCGGCAGAGTCGGTTACTCCAATGCGAAGCATTTTTGCATGGTATTCAAAAAAGTGGTGGGAATCTCCCCGACCCAGTATCGCGAGGAAAGTTTTTCTTAAATATGAGCCGCCTTTCAGGCGGTTTTTTTATATTATGTCATATTTAAAAGCGTTATGATAAACCCTGTCCGAAGGCCGGGGTGAACACAAAAGCTCAGAAAAGCAAGTGATAAAGTTGTTTTTGAGTCCACTGAAAGGATGATTTCCGAATTGGAGACTTTATCACATGGCTTTTAAAAGAGCGAATGGGAGAGTGGCGGTCTAAAAAATGCAAACCAAATCTAAAAAAGCGAGACCTTTTTCTCTTTAGAGATGGCCTATAATGAACTTGTAACTGAAAGTTAAGTCGATTGTAACCGGTTCTCGCTTGAAAAACTCAAATCACCTGCGCGCGAGGGAGTGTTCTGATGAAAAAAGCGATTGCGATTCATACGGCATTATTGACAATCTTTCTGGTTACGATTGTTTCCGGGAATATTTCTTCAGCAGAGAGAAAATTCAAGATTGGGATCACCCATTATGGATTAAAAAACGAATACACCATTTTATTGAGTAAGGCGCAGCGAGAAACGGCGGCCAAATTC
This genomic window from Hydrogenispora ethanolica contains:
- a CDS encoding sensor histidine kinase, producing the protein MAFNKLKGLSISWKFTLIYFVLLMVPTVFIGISEYQNMVQSAKQQSDRNSSERIFQLKQNILYTIKNAENIAEEIVFSSELQAFLDNDFSFSPAEIDNFIYNFQNKLINIKHLYPNKFYKIRVFTSNQSTEEAYDILYSLRRIAAKDYYRVLMNSSDKMIWGDMKKAEEFYDVNANINPKQNKSIVIPLYERITPVISNQLIGVLEIDILIEKMFGDLNDLRLGEQGFIYVLDRNGKTISPIRNSRLAEQIHLKMFPGANGVKEIRFNNQRHRVEYETIKETDYKILAVVPEKEILQEVIKQKNMLIYIILAGISAVFLVTFLTTNFLFARLKVLVKMMKRIQSGEFDVRVEERGNDEIGDLARSFNQMAEKLEEVMLNLIEQETAHRDAEIRALQSQINPHFLFNTLESLRMECELREEYDLADVLTSLGKLFRYNIKWTNRLVPFKQEIEHIRNYVTVMKVRHREKFQFHEDIPEALLDYLVIKMMLQPLVENCFYHAFKNLEGIWKITIHGRVAGENLWIEITDNGVGIEAERLERINRGLTSGNDSEIDKKTEGFIGLWNVDKRIKMQFGIEYGITLESAIDLGTKIVIKLPAAH
- a CDS encoding alpha/beta hydrolase, whose protein sequence is MSKKYLFRILALMMPLLFVYQNCNAVPTASDGESRYLKPIFKKIKLQADIEYGKVINSEGKNQKLLLDLYAPDRDSEKNRPAIMWIHGGAFLPQNDKTKGNIVALAKEFAARGYVSISIDYRLRQNPHEDFQGMLNDTVNDAMLALEWIRKNAAAYGIDKNRIIVGGTSSGGQIAVNLCYKDQDDNGHWDKAGIIALIDLWGGINRDILGAIDKNDPPTVIVHGTKDKHDSL
- a CDS encoding bacteriohemerythrin, whose amino-acid sequence is MAIQWTPNLAVGVTQIDDQHKELYRRIDQLLEACNQGKGRQVIGEALAFLEEYVITHFRDEEALMQRYTYPAPKYNEQKTQHTFFIKKIAELKATFEKEGPGLNIIILTNRTVVEWLNGHIRNVDTQLGTFLKDKL
- a CDS encoding MFS transporter, which produces MGLGNVERMKRLPGFLAQYADLPREFYVLFLARVINAAGNFVNPFLTLLLTDKLGMRPDQAGWYVMLSMLVQAPGVIIGGKLADRWGRKAVLAGSQLLSALLLLACAFIPNMHWLPWLLIASSAFNGAVRPANSALAADLTDVANRRTAFSFLYLGINIGSAIGPLVAGLLFRDHMKWLFIGDALTTLVAMGLVQFMVEERFGHQAVPAAAAQEELAHPDERPETGPFWRVMGRRPYLTAMLLLLGVYSFVYNHHAFALPLDLNQKFGSAGPAYFGILAMVNALVVVFCTTAIVWLTRRIQTLQCVALAGVLYGCGFGMYLFTRTLPWFIVATIIWSVGEILAATSNGVYIACHAPISHRARFNALETFSQGVGSCLGPVLMGKFIASHGIDAVWPLTFFLACSAALCMSGLGILEKRRCAAG
- a CDS encoding transglutaminase-like domain-containing protein: MEYLTLERLDRAEYLKPSAFIDFHQEQVAAAAERLAGASSDEIAKVRAAYEFVRDRIRHSFDCDAATVTCSASAVLREGHGICYAKAHLLAALLRWMGIPTGFCYQRLLLFDDDPRIVLHGLNAVYLSSLERWIRLDARGNKTGVNAQFAIEKEQLAFPVHPESGESDNRVVYAEPNPKTIAALQRSHNLTELLQNLPGEI
- a CDS encoding response regulator, with the translated sequence MEMEVFLSIVRKKKIPKGKVRSMKVLLVDQQALWMEAIQNLLTANGFEVVGRATNYLEAFDKAKTLKPEVILMDVQIGETSGIEMTRMMRQNDPEIKIVMFTEFQDEMHLFEAIRAGAFGYLLKSMKPEKFLESLNGIALGEMPFASGMVAKVLAQFALRENERKNAAAVFQEISATLTPQQITILKLVSQGLVYKKVAQKLGLSEAAIKYHMGEVKRRLQLKNRRQAVAYVSELELGHEMKRN
- a CDS encoding protein kinase domain-containing protein, whose protein sequence is MNADRFCLGCMTENSGTDVCPHCGWKKTAVPESALFLRPGTVLKGRYLIGRVLGYGGFGITYLAYDLDLHMKLAIKEYLPHHLVTRTLESATVSVYSGAARDCFAAGLQKFITEARMLAKFNAHPCIVSVYGFFKQNGTAYMVMEYVEGITFHEYLDRAGGRIAYDDAAAIMLPVIDALQEVHAAGILHRDISPDNIYMTKYNQIKLLDFGAARYAVGERSKTVSVLLKPGYAPLEQYQTHGDQGPWTDVYGVAATLYRAVSGVAPVEALARVETDPLRRPSELGAAIPPEKEAIVIRALSVKAKERYQTMKDFRVALWGVEAAAGVDTAGAVQPKPEQHRIFLPWSRANEGLTAEKSRPAQWKRHRGLLAASGLFLLLAIIGMLFNPPFKPMIQPDKAVQSQPPAFTAAKPSPPVPLPEGLGTAPPATSEPVETTPPAQTILPSPPQAASTRSLMIYVRLAGNDANPGTSWRLAKRTVGAALGIASPGDAIWVAAGTYTENIEIDKGIKLFGGFAGKENGLEQRNSAVHPTILDGNQRDSVMKVMPGVTDVRIDGFIIQNGKAENGGGISCMSGSETKISHSLIRNNTAGRGGGINAKNKAILTLEKCIVTDNTSDGNGGGILCFGDSQATFAGNTIRNNTSDRGGGIYLDVNSKASVTQTIIDHNTARVHGGGIWCGNLSSLTVTDTTLSDNRARSNGGGIYLYRSGERFTGNIIRNNAAECGGGIFLGTGSDATMEKNIIERNTASLEGGGIYSKLTRLSAADNTISGNQAVLGGGGIHINQGSSEIIRNVIHHNRAGGNDPSENFGGGIECRSAKSLYLAENRINDNQVDSAGTGYAAGGGIFIDATESATITNCQFYNNQAVSRGSAWPHGGAIAVSGKITRARIYNCVVAGNSAENSSNPQVSGNGGGIVCKSAATLEVINSTLVKNRATFGGGLDMAGDSGRLSVVNTIVAHNSSGFNVHEKASNLVTAHHNCYFSNVQYDFANLASGTGDRSADPKLIDYPNANYRLDNGSPCIDAGDDGVVGKDWTDASGSPRLLRAHVDIGAFERN